The Spirulina subsalsa PCC 9445 region TGCTCCCCCTCTCCCTATTCCCTGTTCCCTCCACCTAATTAATCAAAGCCTCCCGAATCATTTTGTTGTAAATAATCCGACCCGGAGTGGTGCGAATATATTGGAACTGACCGCCATCCGGTAACTCCCGCACCTTGCGTTCTCGATAGAGCTTGACCACACTGCCATCACTTTGGGTTTCCTCCTTGACCACTTCATCATCAGGTTTCACGGTGTTTACATCGCCGTTGTAACGTAGCCAAATAAAGGTATGAATATCTAACTGTCCCTGTTCAAAAGCTCGTAGCGCATCATCCATAGAGGCAAAATAACGCCCTGCTCCCTTCTCAGGAGTTTGTACCGCCGGATTTTCCGCCGTTAGGTAATAACACCCCAACACCATATCCTGAGACGGAGCCACAATGGGTTTCCCCGTCGCCGGAGATAAGATATTGTGACAAGCCAACATCAACAAACGAGCCTCCGCCTGAGACTCCAAAGACAGGGGAACGTGAACCGCCATTTGGTCGCCGTCAAAGTCCGCGTTAAACGCCGGACACACTAAAGGATGGAGTTGAATCGCTCGCCCTTCTACTAAAATCGGTTCAAAGGCTTGAATCCCTAAACGGTGCAGCGTGGGCGCACGGTTAAGGAGAACCGGGTGTCCGGCAATCACTTCCTCCAACACTTCCCAAACCGCCGTATCGCCCCGTTGAATCAGCTTTTTGGCCGCCTTGATATTATTCACCAACCCATTCTTAATCAAGCGGTGAATCACAAAAGGCTGGAACAACTCAATGGCCATTTCCCGAGGCAATCCGCACTGATAAATCTTCAGTTTCGGCCCCACCACAATCACAGACCGTCCCGAATAGTCTACCCGTTTCCCTAACAAGTTTTGGCGGAAACGCCCTTGTTTCCCTTCGATAATGTCGGACAAAGACTTGAGCGCTCGGTTATTCGCCCCCACCACTGTCCGGCCTCGTCGTCCGTTATCAATCAGGGCATCAACGGCTTCTTGTAACATCCGTTTTTCGTTGCGCACAATGATTTCCGGCGCGAGAATCTCTTGTAAACGGGCTAATCGGTTATTGCGGTTAATTACCCGACGGTAGAGGTCGTTTAAGTCAGAGGTAGCAAAACGCCCCCCATCTAACTGCACCATGGGGCGTAAATCCGGGGGAATCACGGGAATCACATCCAACACCATCCACTCCGGCCGGGAACCTGTAGCAATAAAGTTATCAATCACCCGTAGCCGTTTAATTAATTTGGCGCGTTTTTGCCCTTTGGCTCCGGTGATTTCTTCCCGCAGTTTTTCCGCCTCTTCTTCTAAGTTCACCTCTTCGAGTAAGCGCTGAACTGCCTCGGCCCCAATACCTACCTCAATGCCTTCTAATTCCGAATCTTCGGCATAGAGTTGTTCTTCAATTTCTAGCCATTGGTCCTCGCTCAACAACTGGCGATATTGTAGGTTTGTGGCATTGCCGGGGTCTAAGACCACATAGGCGTTAAAGTAAACAATTTGCTCTACATCCCGCAGGGGCATATCTAACAAAATGCTTAAATAGCTGGGGATGCCTTTGAGGTACCAAACATGGGTCACAGGGGCGGCTAATTTAATAAAGCCCATGCGGTGACGACGGACGCGGGATTCTGTAACTTCCACCCCGCAGCGCTCGCAGACAATACCCCGATGGCGCACCCGTTTATATTTCCCGCAGTGACATTCCCAATCCTTGGCCGGCCCAAAAATCCGTTCACAGAACAGACCATCCATTTCCGGTTTCAGGGTGCGGTAGTTAATGGTTTCCGGTTTGGTCACTTCTCCTACGATTTGACCATTAGGCAGGGTGCGCTCTCCCCACTGGCGAATCCGGTCGGGGGAAGCAATGCCAATCTTGACGTAATCAAAACGCTGTTCGGTCTGGTTTCTCATGTCAATTGTTAGGGGTTAGGGGTTGGGGGTTAATGTGTAGGGGGGGAGAGGGAGAGGGGGGGACGGAAAATTGATAATTATTCCCTATTCCCTGTTCCCTGTTCCCTATTACCTATTCACACTTCGTCCTCTTGCAAATCTTCGCTGGTCAAAGATTCATAGGTGGGACGGTTGGGGGTGCGTCGCCGTTCAACGTCGGCCATGAGGTCTACTTCCACATCTTGGCTATCTCCATTTTTAGCGGTTTCGACTTTGTGAACGGCAATATCTAACCCCAAGGACTGGAGTTCCCGCATTAACACCTTGAAGGATTCAGGAGTTCCCGGCCGGGGAATGGGTTTCCCTTTGACAATGGCGTTGAGGGCTTCGTTCCGTCCCTGCATATCATCGGACTTAACGGTAAGCAGTTCTTGTAGGGTGTAGGCCGCGCCGTAAGCTTCCAGCGCCCACACTTCCATTTCCCCGAACCGTTGTCCCCCTTGTTGGGCTTTGCCCCCCAGAGGTTGCTGGGTAACGAGGGAGTAGGGGCCGGTAGAACGGGCGTGAATTTTATCGTCTACGAGGTGAACCAGTTTCAACATATAGGCAATACCTACGGTTACGGGACGGTCGAAGGGTTCCCCGGTGCGTCCGTCGTAAACTTGGATTTTGCCGGGGTTTTCGGGGTCAAAGACCCAATCACGTCCGGCTTTCCGGCTGGCTTCTTCTAGTTTGCCGTGAACGGTGAGGCGGGAGGCTTCTTCCCCATACATTTCATCGAAGGGGGTGATTTTAAAGCGTGCGCCTAAGTTTTCACCGGCCCAACCGAGGAGACATTCAAAGACTTGTCCCACGTTCATCCGGGAGGGTACGCCCAAGGGGTTCAGGACAATATCCACGGGGCGACCGTCGGGCAGGTAGGGCATATCTTCCATGGGCAGGATGCGGGAAATAATCCCTTTGTTGCCGTGACGACCGGCCATTTTGTCGCCGACTTGGATTTTGCGTTTTTGGGCGACGTAGACCCGGACGACCATGTTGGCACCGGGGGGGAGTTCGTCGCCTTGTTCCCGGGTGAAGACGCGCACATCAACGACGCGGCCTTTTTCTCCGTTGGGGACGCGCAGGGAGTTGTCCCGCACGTCTCGGGCTTTTTCTCCGAAGATGGCGCGCAGCAGTTTTTCTTCGGGGGGTTGGTCGGACTCGCCTTTGGGGGTAACTTTCCCTACGAGGATGTCGCCGGATTCGACCCAAGCCCCAATGCGAATAATTCCCCGTTCGTCGAGGTGTCGTAGGGCATCTTCCCCGACGTTGGGGATTTCTCGGGTGATTTCTTCGGGGCCGAGTTTGGTCTGGCGGGCTTCGATTTCGTATTTTTCAATGTGAATGCTGGTGTAGACATCATCCATGACGAGCCGCTCACTAATGAGGATGGCATCTTCATAGTTGTAGCCTTCCCAAGGCATATAGGCGAGGAGGATGTTTTGACCGAGGGCGATTTCTCCCCCTTCACTGGCGGAACCGTCGGCGAGGACTTGACCGGGGACGACGGGTTCTCCGGGGAAGATGAGGGGTCGCTGGTTTAAGCAGGTGTCTTGGTTGGAGCGTTGATACTTTTGTAGTTCGTATTCGACTACTTGGGGGGCGGTTGGTTCTGGATGGGGGGGGGCTTCTCCTTCGCCCAGGGGGGTGCCGGGGGGTGGGGTGGGGTCTACGGTGATTTTTACTCGTTCGGCATCGACGTAACTCACTATGCCTTGATGACGAGATACAACCACCATGCCGGAGTCTCGGGCGGCTTGGGCTTCTAGGCCGGTGCCGACGAGGGGGCGCTCTGGTTTGAGGAGGGGAACGGCTTGACGCTGCATATTAGACCCCATGAGGGCGCGGTTGGCGTCGTCGTGTTCGAGGAAGGGAATCAGGGAGGTGGCTACGGAGACAATCTGCATGGGGGAGATGGCTACATAGTCCACTTGGTCGGGGGTGGTGGTGGAGAATTCCTGCCGATACCGCACGGGAATTTCATCCCCAAGGATGTAGCCGTTTTCGTCGGTGGCTACGTCGCCGGGGGCTACTTGGCGGTCGTCTTCTTCGTCGGCGGTGAGGTAAACGACGGGTTCATCTAAACAGACTCGTCCGTTTTGGGCGCGCCGATAGGGGGTTTCTATGAAGCCGTAGTCGTTGACGCGGGCGAAGGTGGCGAGGGAGCCAATTAGTCCGGCGTTGGGGCCTTCGGGGGTTTCTACGGGGCAAATGCGGCCGTAGTGGGAGGGGTGAATGTCTCGCACGGCGAAGCCTGCCCGTTCTCGGGTTAACCCGCCGGGGCCAAGGGCGCTAATCCGGCGTTTGTGGGTGAGTTCGGCGAGGGGGTTGGTTTGGTCCATGAACTGGGACAGTTGGGAGGAGCCAAAGAATTCTTTAATCGCCGCGACGAGGGGTTTGGGGTTGACGAGGGAGGCAGGGGTGAGGGAGTCGGCTTCGGAGACGGTCATCCGTTCCCGGATGATGCGTTCTAGACGGTTGAGGCCGACGCGGACTTGGTTTTGTAGGAGTTCCCCGACGGAACGGACGCGACGGTTGCCGAGGTGGTCGATGTCGTCTACGTTGCCGACGTCGAATTCTAGGTTAATCAGGTAGTCGATGGCGGCGAGGATGTCGGTGGGGGTGAGGACGCGGGTGCTGTCGGGGACGTTGAGCCGCAGTTTGCGGTTGAGTTTGTAGCGCCCGACTTTGCCGAGGTCGTAGCGTTTGTTGTCGAAGAAGCGGGAGTCTAGCAGTTGACGGCCGCCGCTTACGGTGGGGGGTTCGCCGGGACGGAGTTTTTTGTAGAGTTCCATCAGGGCGTCGTCTTCGCTGGGGTTGCCTTCTTTTTCGAGGGTTTTGTGGTAGTAGTCGGGGTGACGCAGGGCGTCGAGGATTTCGTTGTCGCCAAGTCCGATGGCTTTAAGCAGGACTTGGGATGAAAGTTTCCGGGTTTTGTCGATGCGCACCCACACGAGGTCGTTTTTGTCGGTTTCAAATTTGAGCCAAGCGCCTCGGTTGGGGATGAGGGAGGCGGAGTAGGTGCGGCGACCGTTTTTGTCGGTTTCGGATTTGTAGTAAACTCCGGGCGATCGCACGATTTGGTTGACGATGACTCGTTCGGCCCCGTTGATGATGAAGGTTCCCCGTTCGGTCATCAGGGGCAGGTCGCCGATAAAGACTTCCTGTTCTTTGATTTCTCCGGTTTCTTTGTTGATTAAACGGGTGGGAACGTACATCTGGACGGCGTAGCTGGCATCGCGCCGTTTGGCTTCGTCTACGTCGTATTTGGGGGCGTGGAGTTTGTATTTTTCGCCGATAAAGTGCAGTTCTAGTTTCCCGGTGTAGTCGGTGATGGGGGAGAAACTATTGAGTTCTTCAATGAGTCCGGTTTCCAAAAACCAGCGAAAGCTAGATCGTTGAATTTCAATCAGATCCGGCAGTAGGTTATGGGTGGGGTTGGTCATGAGTGATTCTCGATTAGGTGGAAACTGGGAACGGGGACTGAACCAGTGATAATTAATAATTAACTCGCGTTTAAGCCGAATAGCTGACAAGCGTTGGCGGTGGTTTGTTGGGCGAGTTCTTCTAGGCTGACTCCTCGCAGGTCTGCTAGGGTTTGGGCAACGTAGCGCACAAAGGCGGGTTCGTTGCGTTTGCCTCGTTGGGGGACGGGGGCAAGAAAGGGACAGTCGGTTTCAATGAGCAGGCGATCGCAAGGCACCATTTGGGCCGAGGCTTTAACGCTGTGGGCGTTCTTGAAGGTGACAATCCCACTAAAACTGATATAAAATCCTAGGTCTAAAAACCATTGGGTTTCTTCCGGGCTACCGCCCCAACAGTGCATTACTCCTCGGATTTCTCCATATTCCTGTGACTGGTGCCTCACCAAATCTCGCAGATCGGCGGCGGCATCCCGACAATGCACGATAACAGGTTTGCCGAGTTCCGCAGCGATTTGAAGCTGCACACGGCAAACCTTGTTTTGTTGATCTTGATTGGTGGCTTTGTAATAGTCTAAACCGAGTTCCCCAATGGCTACGACTCTAGAATCTGAGCGCGCCAATTGACGA contains the following coding sequences:
- a CDS encoding DNA-directed RNA polymerase subunit gamma; this translates as MRNQTEQRFDYVKIGIASPDRIRQWGERTLPNGQIVGEVTKPETINYRTLKPEMDGLFCERIFGPAKDWECHCGKYKRVRHRGIVCERCGVEVTESRVRRHRMGFIKLAAPVTHVWYLKGIPSYLSILLDMPLRDVEQIVYFNAYVVLDPGNATNLQYRQLLSEDQWLEIEEQLYAEDSELEGIEVGIGAEAVQRLLEEVNLEEEAEKLREEITGAKGQKRAKLIKRLRVIDNFIATGSRPEWMVLDVIPVIPPDLRPMVQLDGGRFATSDLNDLYRRVINRNNRLARLQEILAPEIIVRNEKRMLQEAVDALIDNGRRGRTVVGANNRALKSLSDIIEGKQGRFRQNLLGKRVDYSGRSVIVVGPKLKIYQCGLPREMAIELFQPFVIHRLIKNGLVNNIKAAKKLIQRGDTAVWEVLEEVIAGHPVLLNRAPTLHRLGIQAFEPILVEGRAIQLHPLVCPAFNADFDGDQMAVHVPLSLESQAEARLLMLACHNILSPATGKPIVAPSQDMVLGCYYLTAENPAVQTPEKGAGRYFASMDDALRAFEQGQLDIHTFIWLRYNGDVNTVKPDDEVVKEETQSDGSVVKLYRERKVRELPDGGQFQYIRTTPGRIIYNKMIREALIN
- the rpoB gene encoding DNA-directed RNA polymerase subunit beta — translated: MTNPTHNLLPDLIEIQRSSFRWFLETGLIEELNSFSPITDYTGKLELHFIGEKYKLHAPKYDVDEAKRRDASYAVQMYVPTRLINKETGEIKEQEVFIGDLPLMTERGTFIINGAERVIVNQIVRSPGVYYKSETDKNGRRTYSASLIPNRGAWLKFETDKNDLVWVRIDKTRKLSSQVLLKAIGLGDNEILDALRHPDYYHKTLEKEGNPSEDDALMELYKKLRPGEPPTVSGGRQLLDSRFFDNKRYDLGKVGRYKLNRKLRLNVPDSTRVLTPTDILAAIDYLINLEFDVGNVDDIDHLGNRRVRSVGELLQNQVRVGLNRLERIIRERMTVSEADSLTPASLVNPKPLVAAIKEFFGSSQLSQFMDQTNPLAELTHKRRISALGPGGLTRERAGFAVRDIHPSHYGRICPVETPEGPNAGLIGSLATFARVNDYGFIETPYRRAQNGRVCLDEPVVYLTADEEDDRQVAPGDVATDENGYILGDEIPVRYRQEFSTTTPDQVDYVAISPMQIVSVATSLIPFLEHDDANRALMGSNMQRQAVPLLKPERPLVGTGLEAQAARDSGMVVVSRHQGIVSYVDAERVKITVDPTPPPGTPLGEGEAPPHPEPTAPQVVEYELQKYQRSNQDTCLNQRPLIFPGEPVVPGQVLADGSASEGGEIALGQNILLAYMPWEGYNYEDAILISERLVMDDVYTSIHIEKYEIEARQTKLGPEEITREIPNVGEDALRHLDERGIIRIGAWVESGDILVGKVTPKGESDQPPEEKLLRAIFGEKARDVRDNSLRVPNGEKGRVVDVRVFTREQGDELPPGANMVVRVYVAQKRKIQVGDKMAGRHGNKGIISRILPMEDMPYLPDGRPVDIVLNPLGVPSRMNVGQVFECLLGWAGENLGARFKITPFDEMYGEEASRLTVHGKLEEASRKAGRDWVFDPENPGKIQVYDGRTGEPFDRPVTVGIAYMLKLVHLVDDKIHARSTGPYSLVTQQPLGGKAQQGGQRFGEMEVWALEAYGAAYTLQELLTVKSDDMQGRNEALNAIVKGKPIPRPGTPESFKVLMRELQSLGLDIAVHKVETAKNGDSQDVEVDLMADVERRRTPNRPTYESLTSEDLQEDEV
- a CDS encoding TatD family hydrolase; its protein translation is MQLIDTHVHINFADFQQDLDALQTRWQEAGVVRLVHSCVEPSEFVSIQALADRFPELSFAVGLHPLDADKWGEGTADEIRQLARSDSRVVAIGELGLDYYKATNQDQQNKVCRVQLQIAAELGKPVIVHCRDAAADLRDLVRHQSQEYGEIRGVMHCWGGSPEETQWFLDLGFYISFSGIVTFKNAHSVKASAQMVPCDRLLIETDCPFLAPVPQRGKRNEPAFVRYVAQTLADLRGVSLEELAQQTTANACQLFGLNAS